The following are encoded together in the Leptospira stimsonii genome:
- a CDS encoding adenylate/guanylate cyclase domain-containing protein: MKTILFFLFAFLPAILSSETQENWKPIDLRAQTWFAVEGFQSKNLDGLDPSSENVKKITSFPIVMNEIFEVPIGEGLKEYTLQTRFFLEGDLQETKIYKPIFLYLESIGENWEIFLNGYSLSREIHLDPAKKEMLVRRTIRNFRLPIDSSLLKKGKNVLTFRLIGDSPATALSKNLDLGFYIDGDYSITAEQNLSGEISSLVNLCLNTIYIFFGLYHLLIFVKRREDRYTLYFGFFSVFMAVYSLSRTTFAFEAIHDTTWITRIEYASVTLLAPLFLLFMQDYFYGRAKFSRILFGFFVFNLGIAILTLLEPFRFAMTSLRIWQFSILPTLVYLLYFMGKAVYLRKKDATVMAASIFTVVFIAVYDVIDSMFFQSGFRFTHFAYFFFVVALTTILANRFISLYRQSEDLNIELSQQKLELARQKNAFFRFVPVQFLNVLGKDSAVEVNLGDSVLKEMSVLFTDIRSFTTISEQMTPEENFKFINDYLASMEPVIQKHEGFVDKFMGDGILALFSGEGEAMNVSLHGKTSADKAILAAIEMKKRVQAINAEAKDSSHFKGLKIGIGINTGNLMLGTVGSRSRLDTTVIGDTVNVASRLESLTNLYRADILITKNTLSSMTIADGLAIREIDSVVVKGKTDPIIIYEVYEADAPHIRKLKDTTLPLITRGIILYKVADFQEALINFEQALKVYPEDIVSILYRKRCQEYIAIPPLGNWIGVQHLLEK, from the coding sequence TTGAAAACGATTCTATTCTTCCTCTTTGCATTTCTTCCCGCAATACTCTCATCCGAAACTCAAGAAAATTGGAAACCGATCGATCTCCGCGCACAGACTTGGTTCGCTGTAGAAGGTTTTCAAAGTAAGAATCTGGACGGACTCGATCCTTCTTCCGAAAATGTAAAAAAAATCACTTCGTTTCCGATCGTCATGAATGAGATCTTCGAAGTTCCGATCGGAGAAGGTCTCAAAGAATATACTCTGCAAACCCGTTTCTTTTTAGAAGGTGATCTTCAAGAAACCAAAATCTACAAACCTATTTTTCTTTATTTAGAATCAATCGGTGAAAACTGGGAAATTTTTCTGAACGGATATTCTTTGAGTAGAGAAATTCACCTGGATCCTGCAAAAAAAGAAATGCTCGTAAGAAGGACGATTCGCAACTTTCGATTGCCCATCGATTCGAGTCTTTTAAAAAAAGGGAAAAACGTTCTCACTTTTCGTTTGATCGGAGATTCTCCCGCGACCGCGCTTTCGAAAAATTTGGATCTCGGCTTTTACATAGACGGTGACTATTCCATCACGGCGGAACAAAATCTTTCCGGTGAAATTTCCTCGCTCGTCAACCTTTGTCTCAATACGATTTATATTTTCTTCGGTTTATATCATCTTCTCATCTTCGTAAAAAGGAGAGAGGACCGTTATACGCTTTATTTCGGCTTTTTTAGCGTCTTTATGGCGGTCTATTCCCTTTCTCGCACAACTTTCGCATTTGAAGCGATTCATGATACCACGTGGATTACAAGAATTGAATATGCTTCCGTGACTTTGCTCGCGCCTTTGTTCTTATTGTTTATGCAGGATTATTTTTACGGAAGAGCCAAGTTCTCGAGAATTCTTTTCGGTTTTTTCGTTTTCAATCTCGGAATCGCGATCCTAACTCTTCTCGAACCGTTCCGTTTTGCAATGACAAGTCTAAGAATCTGGCAATTTTCGATTCTTCCGACTCTCGTTTATCTCCTCTATTTTATGGGAAAAGCGGTTTATCTGAGAAAGAAAGACGCAACCGTTATGGCCGCGAGTATATTCACCGTCGTGTTTATCGCCGTCTACGACGTGATCGATTCTATGTTTTTTCAATCGGGGTTTCGATTTACCCACTTCGCGTATTTTTTCTTTGTAGTAGCTCTTACGACGATTCTTGCGAATCGATTTATCTCCTTATATCGTCAATCCGAAGATCTGAACATTGAACTCAGTCAGCAAAAGTTAGAACTCGCGAGACAGAAGAATGCGTTCTTCCGTTTTGTTCCGGTTCAATTCTTAAACGTTCTCGGAAAGGATTCCGCGGTCGAAGTCAATCTAGGAGACTCCGTTCTCAAGGAGATGAGCGTTCTATTTACGGACATTCGTTCCTTTACGACGATCTCAGAGCAGATGACTCCGGAAGAAAATTTCAAGTTCATCAACGACTACCTCGCGAGTATGGAACCGGTCATTCAAAAACACGAAGGTTTTGTGGATAAGTTTATGGGAGACGGGATCCTCGCTCTTTTTTCGGGAGAAGGAGAAGCGATGAACGTAAGTCTTCACGGAAAGACGTCCGCCGATAAAGCGATTCTTGCCGCGATCGAAATGAAAAAAAGAGTGCAGGCGATCAACGCGGAAGCAAAAGATTCTTCTCATTTCAAAGGTCTTAAGATAGGAATCGGGATCAACACAGGAAATCTGATGCTCGGAACCGTGGGAAGTCGTTCCAGACTCGATACTACCGTGATTGGAGATACGGTCAACGTTGCTTCTCGTTTGGAAAGTTTGACCAACCTCTATCGCGCTGATATTCTCATCACAAAGAATACACTTTCTTCGATGACGATCGCCGACGGACTTGCGATCCGTGAAATCGATTCCGTCGTGGTCAAAGGAAAGACCGATCCGATCATCATCTATGAAGTCTACGAAGCCGACGCTCCGCATATCCGCAAACTCAAGGACACAACCTTACCTCTGATCACAAGAGGAATCATTCTCTACAAAGTGGCGGACTTTCAAGAAGCGCTCATTAATTTCGAACAAGCGCTCAAAGTGTATCCCGAAGATATCGTCTCGATTCTTTACCGGAAACGTTGTCAGGAATACATTGCCATTCCTCCGCTCGGAAATTGGATCGGCGTTCAACATCTTCTTGAAAAATAA
- a CDS encoding peroxiredoxin, producing MSDPTLGTSLPAISLESSEGKSIKLPEDIAGSWTLLYFYPKDDTPGCTKQACSYRDNIGEFKKIGAKVYGVSLDDLGSHENFIQKYSLNFPLLSDPNHSLSEALGVYGDQEWKGRVFKGLSRDSFLISPDGKIQKVWRKVDPTTTVEETLQEISKASGK from the coding sequence ATGTCAGACCCAACACTAGGAACGTCTCTTCCCGCAATCAGTTTGGAAAGTAGCGAAGGGAAGAGTATAAAACTTCCCGAGGACATCGCAGGTTCTTGGACCCTACTCTATTTTTATCCGAAAGATGATACCCCGGGATGTACAAAACAAGCCTGCAGTTATAGAGATAATATCGGAGAATTTAAGAAGATCGGAGCGAAGGTCTACGGCGTGAGCTTAGATGATCTCGGATCTCATGAGAATTTTATTCAAAAGTATTCTTTAAACTTTCCTCTGTTATCCGATCCGAATCATTCTTTGAGCGAGGCGCTCGGAGTTTATGGAGATCAAGAATGGAAAGGAAGAGTTTTCAAAGGTCTTTCTCGGGATTCTTTTTTGATTTCTCCGGATGGGAAAATACAAAAGGTTTGGAGAAAAGTTGACCCGACGACCACGGTAGAAGAAACTCTCCAGGAGATTTCCAAAGCAAGCGGTAAATGA
- a CDS encoding M61 family metallopeptidase, which yields MSKLRFSVQEFQLTGHYLQVELEIVSPEKETVLSLPVWSPGSYMVRDYSRHLHKMEAFVSGKNGKSLEINPIGLDSWSVVSDGESFRIRYVVYGFDYSVRSNYFTTEFCLLHPPALFLYPKNFEISEITLEISNSLPFDFCHSGLSGKGKKRSAESLDEWMDSPILLSNRPAISFTSGECEHAIVLEGELSKSVQKNLIRDLRKITAEQIRSFGGAPNSRYLFVLILSEGAYGGLEHLNSSVNMYDPLKALSKDGYLKLLELLSHEYFHLWNVKRIRPIALGPFDYQKPNLTRELWIAEGITSFYDAYFLVKTKHLNAENYLAKVMEDLQSLEKSEGESWMSLEDSSYTAWTKFYNRPNDPNAGNTGISYYVKGGILALAMDLYLLSETSGKKSLLDVMRDVYQFFHIGKNRGFTKSEFFEAAKRSTGVDLKLEFGVYLEKPVVIPIERYFHKIGVIRVDSNPGVELGFGTREERGNLVISKIDWKILDPSVDLSQGDEWISLNGNRIHSGNRKDLLKQFKSGDKIELLIARKGKILKRKMKLSKRFQTSQFKFEELPTDEQKRLRDQFFGLS from the coding sequence TTGTCTAAACTTCGCTTTTCTGTTCAAGAATTTCAACTCACAGGACACTATCTTCAAGTAGAATTGGAGATAGTCTCTCCCGAAAAAGAAACCGTTCTTTCCCTTCCCGTCTGGTCTCCCGGATCGTATATGGTGCGGGATTATTCCAGACATCTCCATAAAATGGAAGCCTTTGTTTCCGGGAAGAACGGAAAATCTCTGGAAATCAATCCGATCGGATTGGATTCCTGGAGCGTAGTTTCGGACGGAGAATCGTTTCGAATTCGTTATGTGGTCTATGGTTTCGACTACTCGGTACGTTCCAATTATTTCACCACGGAATTCTGTCTTTTACATCCACCCGCATTGTTTCTTTATCCTAAGAATTTTGAAATTTCCGAAATCACATTAGAAATATCGAATTCTCTTCCTTTTGATTTTTGTCATTCCGGTCTATCCGGAAAAGGGAAAAAACGATCCGCCGAGTCCTTGGATGAATGGATGGATTCTCCGATCTTGTTATCCAATCGTCCGGCGATTTCCTTCACCTCCGGAGAATGTGAACATGCGATCGTTCTCGAAGGAGAATTGTCTAAATCCGTTCAGAAGAATCTGATCCGTGACCTTCGAAAGATTACGGCGGAACAAATCCGCTCTTTCGGTGGGGCACCTAATTCGCGTTATCTGTTTGTTCTGATCCTTTCGGAAGGGGCATACGGCGGTCTGGAACATCTAAATTCTTCCGTAAATATGTATGATCCTCTGAAGGCGTTGAGTAAGGACGGTTATCTCAAACTTTTAGAACTTCTTTCTCACGAATACTTTCATCTTTGGAATGTGAAACGGATTCGTCCGATCGCGCTCGGTCCTTTCGATTATCAGAAACCGAATCTGACGCGGGAACTCTGGATTGCGGAAGGAATCACTTCTTTCTATGACGCTTACTTTTTGGTGAAGACGAAACATTTAAACGCGGAGAACTATCTCGCGAAGGTGATGGAGGATCTTCAGAGTCTGGAAAAATCGGAAGGAGAATCCTGGATGAGTCTGGAAGATTCTTCTTACACTGCTTGGACTAAATTCTACAATCGTCCGAACGATCCGAATGCGGGAAATACCGGAATTTCGTATTATGTGAAAGGCGGGATTCTCGCCCTCGCGATGGACCTTTATCTCCTTTCGGAGACTTCCGGCAAAAAGTCACTTTTGGACGTTATGAGAGACGTTTATCAATTCTTTCATATTGGGAAGAATCGAGGGTTTACAAAATCTGAATTCTTTGAAGCGGCCAAACGAAGTACAGGAGTCGATCTAAAGTTGGAATTCGGAGTATATCTGGAGAAACCGGTCGTGATTCCTATCGAAAGATATTTCCACAAAATCGGTGTTATACGAGTGGATTCGAATCCCGGCGTGGAGCTCGGTTTTGGAACGAGAGAAGAAAGAGGAAATCTTGTCATCAGTAAAATTGATTGGAAGATTCTGGATCCTTCCGTCGATTTAAGTCAGGGTGACGAATGGATTTCGTTGAACGGAAATCGGATTCATTCGGGAAATCGAAAAGATCTTTTGAAACAATTCAAGTCCGGTGATAAGATCGAACTTTTGATCGCGAGGAAGGGAAAAATTCTTAAGAGGAAGATGAAACTCTCGAAACGTTTTCAGACGAGCCAGTTCAAGTTCGAGGAGCTTCCTACGGACGAGCAAAAACGATTGAGAGATCAATTTTTTGGTTTGAGTTGA
- a CDS encoding DUF1564 domain-containing protein, with the protein METLSFSSERKIESALIEGSLGTDSILIPLAYWEALNLEEKNALRRKLPYLLRRYTKYLSCLRRLHWSAGKIQYNRGVGKMKKMSIRVNTGAWALLGALAAAHGVSRCYLFNYMLWLDDVGVGDSIVDTMNQGVPRFHEVYRMIWTLDLRQNLISRELEIEPNPLFGRYTYEFERTPT; encoded by the coding sequence ATGGAAACTCTTTCGTTTAGTTCTGAGAGAAAAATTGAGTCTGCGTTGATCGAGGGTTCTTTGGGTACGGATTCGATCTTAATTCCGCTTGCCTATTGGGAGGCGCTCAATTTGGAAGAAAAGAATGCTCTTCGGAGAAAACTTCCCTATTTGTTACGGAGATATACGAAGTATCTGAGTTGTTTAAGGCGTTTGCATTGGAGTGCCGGGAAGATTCAGTACAATCGGGGCGTCGGGAAAATGAAGAAGATGAGTATTCGGGTCAATACCGGTGCCTGGGCTCTTTTAGGAGCATTGGCGGCGGCACATGGGGTTTCAAGATGTTATCTTTTTAATTATATGCTTTGGTTGGACGATGTTGGAGTTGGAGATTCTATCGTGGATACAATGAACCAAGGAGTTCCTAGGTTTCACGAGGTTTACAGAATGATCTGGACCCTCGATTTACGACAAAATCTCATTTCCAGGGAGTTAGAAATCGAACCAAACCCGCTTTTCGGACGATACACCTACGAATTTGAAAGAACTCCGACATAG
- a CDS encoding SDR family NAD(P)-dependent oxidoreductase, with the protein MSVTKKEFENKKNVILTGGSGGLGRAIVALLVSEGYSVTNFDLKHPENLLDGEFFLPTDLTQDRELYSSLEKWKEYVSSENLTPYGFIHCAGYGGPYHKITEVSEEEWDRIFSINIRSAFQITKWILPIFINLNLGRLLFVASSLSLKGSANSVAYSSSKHALIGFVRSLADEWGPLGISINAISPGYIETKMGIQEDQVDDHRKKILEMTPSRKIADPLEIARVILFLLSPDSGYINGANWAVDGGITAV; encoded by the coding sequence GTGTCTGTAACAAAGAAAGAATTCGAAAATAAAAAGAACGTAATTCTCACCGGAGGAAGCGGCGGATTGGGAAGGGCGATCGTCGCGTTACTCGTTTCCGAGGGTTACTCTGTTACGAATTTTGATTTAAAACATCCTGAGAATCTGTTGGATGGAGAATTCTTTCTTCCCACCGATCTGACTCAGGATAGGGAACTCTATTCTTCTCTGGAAAAATGGAAAGAATATGTTTCGTCTGAAAATCTAACTCCTTACGGCTTTATTCATTGTGCCGGATACGGCGGCCCGTATCACAAGATTACGGAAGTGAGCGAGGAAGAATGGGATCGAATTTTTTCGATCAACATTCGATCCGCGTTCCAGATCACGAAGTGGATTCTCCCTATATTCATAAATTTGAATTTAGGAAGACTCTTGTTCGTCGCATCTTCTTTGTCTCTTAAGGGATCTGCGAACTCGGTCGCCTATTCTTCTTCTAAACACGCTCTCATCGGTTTTGTTCGATCCTTAGCCGATGAGTGGGGACCGCTTGGTATTTCGATCAACGCAATCAGCCCCGGTTATATCGAAACAAAGATGGGAATTCAGGAAGACCAAGTGGACGATCATAGGAAGAAAATTTTGGAGATGACACCTTCGAGAAAAATTGCAGATCCCTTGGAAATCGCAAGAGTGATTCTTTTTTTGTTGAGTCCGGATTCCGGTTATATCAATGGCGCAAACTGGGCCGTCGACGGTGGAATCACAGCGGTTTGA
- the argB gene encoding acetylglutamate kinase, with the protein MEKLFERVNHILEALPYITKYSGKTVVIKYGGAAMAKADLKESFAKDIVLLKYVGIHPVIVHGGGPEINRLLESLKIPTEFVHGHRVTDSQTMDVVEMVLTGKVNKQIVSMINAQGGNAVGISGKDGNLAKATKTPIEIELEGQEKQLFDVGLVGKIETINPEILLNLQKEGFIPVISPVAESATGDSLNINADTFAGEVAGALKAEKLILLTDTEGILIDGKLATGLNRGKVKDYIRKGEISGGMIPKVECCLTAIDQGVRRTHIIDGRVPHSILIEIFTNQGIGSLIE; encoded by the coding sequence ATGGAAAAACTTTTCGAAAGAGTCAATCATATCCTCGAAGCCCTCCCTTACATCACAAAATATTCGGGCAAGACGGTCGTGATCAAATACGGCGGTGCCGCGATGGCGAAAGCCGATTTGAAAGAATCTTTTGCGAAAGACATCGTTCTTTTAAAATATGTCGGAATTCATCCCGTAATCGTACACGGAGGCGGACCTGAAATCAATCGTCTTCTTGAGAGTCTAAAAATTCCGACTGAGTTCGTTCACGGACATAGAGTGACCGATTCACAAACTATGGACGTGGTGGAAATGGTTCTCACTGGAAAGGTGAACAAACAAATCGTCTCTATGATCAATGCACAAGGCGGGAACGCAGTGGGAATTTCCGGAAAGGACGGGAATCTTGCCAAGGCAACAAAAACCCCGATCGAGATCGAGCTGGAAGGTCAAGAGAAACAACTCTTCGACGTGGGACTTGTAGGAAAGATCGAAACGATCAATCCGGAGATTCTCCTCAATCTTCAAAAAGAAGGATTCATTCCGGTGATATCGCCCGTGGCTGAATCCGCCACGGGCGATAGTCTCAACATCAACGCAGACACTTTTGCCGGAGAAGTCGCGGGTGCGCTCAAAGCGGAGAAATTGATTCTCCTTACGGATACGGAAGGAATTTTGATCGACGGAAAACTTGCCACCGGACTCAACCGAGGCAAGGTGAAGGATTATATTCGAAAAGGAGAAATTTCCGGCGGAATGATCCCCAAGGTCGAATGTTGTCTCACTGCGATCGATCAAGGAGTCAGAAGAACTCATATCATCGACGGAAGAGTTCCTCATTCTATCTTGATTGAAATTTTTACGAACCAAGGAATCGGTTCTCTGATCGAGTAA
- a CDS encoding SpoIIE family protein phosphatase: MSERQLSLSLISDITARINSTDDLEELLGIIIETTKDVLNSEGCSLLLYDRDEDCLVFNVAKGTKGESLTELRVPRGKGIAGMVLETLEPVIVNDAANDPRIYRNIDETVGFVTKNLICVPMSTQGEIQGVLEAVNSLGREEFTNKDIKVLQYLSDLAAIAIRNRRLIRDLKSRANELDCLFQLSQAISNIAEMDQFLNLTVHSISEVMGAERVSLIFFNPKSGKYELKKSIGFSLEEEEHFINEKEGVISKILETGAPILVQNATALAEEWIRPERYKTKSFISVPIRQDGKIIGILNAADKTSGNSFDNADQNILSTISNQIAEAYNSLLSKDQKEKLNSIRRDMQIASQIQVNSLPNIPKKIQGLELETSYIASKEIGGDFYDLIYHNPDEVSVLIADVSGKGIAAALFMEFSKTIISGEVSRNSSTSISLMSANRIIQEKSGYFMFVTVMLARINMAKRRIRFSSAGHNEQLLYKAKDKKVTSLSGKGMPLGIKESEIDEHEIDYAPGDLLILYTDGVSEAMNESNEMYGLENLTKLIERNGEMPLGALKELIIDTTDAFRGDADPHDDYTLFMVRLP; this comes from the coding sequence ATGAGTGAAAGGCAATTATCCTTATCCCTAATCTCCGATATTACGGCGAGAATCAACTCGACCGACGACCTGGAAGAACTCCTCGGGATCATCATAGAAACTACAAAGGACGTCCTCAATTCGGAAGGATGTTCTCTTCTTCTTTACGATCGCGATGAAGACTGCCTCGTCTTCAACGTTGCAAAAGGAACGAAGGGAGAATCTCTCACGGAACTCAGGGTTCCTCGAGGCAAAGGAATCGCCGGAATGGTTTTGGAAACTCTCGAACCGGTGATCGTAAACGACGCGGCAAACGATCCTAGAATTTATAGAAACATAGACGAAACTGTCGGATTCGTAACAAAGAATTTGATTTGTGTTCCAATGAGTACCCAAGGAGAAATCCAAGGAGTTTTGGAAGCGGTGAATTCCTTGGGGCGAGAAGAATTCACCAATAAGGACATTAAGGTTCTTCAATATCTTTCCGATCTCGCGGCGATCGCGATTCGGAATCGAAGACTTATCCGCGATTTGAAAAGTCGGGCAAATGAATTGGATTGTCTCTTTCAACTCAGTCAGGCGATCTCGAACATCGCTGAAATGGATCAATTCTTAAATCTCACGGTTCATTCGATTTCGGAAGTGATGGGCGCGGAACGGGTTTCCCTGATTTTTTTCAATCCGAAGAGCGGAAAATACGAACTCAAAAAGAGCATCGGGTTTAGTCTCGAAGAAGAGGAACATTTCATCAACGAGAAGGAAGGGGTGATCAGTAAGATCTTAGAAACCGGTGCGCCGATCCTCGTCCAAAATGCGACCGCTCTCGCGGAAGAATGGATCCGCCCTGAACGATACAAGACGAAGTCCTTCATTTCGGTTCCAATCCGACAAGACGGAAAGATTATCGGAATTCTCAACGCCGCCGATAAAACATCCGGAAACAGCTTTGACAACGCGGATCAAAACATTCTGAGTACGATTTCCAATCAGATCGCGGAGGCTTATAATTCTCTTCTTTCCAAGGATCAAAAGGAAAAACTCAATTCGATCCGAAGAGATATGCAGATCGCGTCTCAGATCCAAGTGAACTCTTTGCCGAACATTCCCAAAAAAATCCAAGGATTGGAATTGGAGACGAGTTATATCGCTTCCAAGGAAATCGGCGGAGACTTTTACGATCTCATCTATCACAATCCGGACGAAGTGAGTGTTCTCATCGCGGACGTTTCCGGAAAGGGAATCGCCGCGGCGCTCTTTATGGAATTTTCGAAGACGATCATCTCTGGAGAGGTTTCCAGAAATTCTTCGACGAGCATCAGTTTGATGAGCGCGAATCGAATCATCCAAGAAAAGTCCGGTTACTTTATGTTTGTCACGGTGATGCTCGCAAGAATCAACATGGCGAAAAGAAGAATCCGATTCTCCAGCGCCGGGCACAACGAACAACTTCTCTACAAAGCGAAAGACAAAAAGGTGACGAGCCTTTCCGGAAAAGGAATGCCGCTCGGGATCAAAGAGTCCGAAATCGACGAACACGAAATCGATTACGCGCCCGGAGATCTACTCATTCTCTATACCGACGGAGTGAGCGAGGCGATGAACGAATCGAACGAGATGTACGGACTCGAAAATCTTACGAAGCTCATCGAAAGAAACGGAGAAATGCCGCTCGGAGCGCTCAAAGAATTGATCATCGATACAACGGACGCGTTTCGTGGAGACGCAGATCCGCACGACGACTACACCCTCTTTATGGTTCGTCTTCCTTAA
- a CDS encoding ATP-dependent 6-phosphofructokinase: METKIKNFGECTVPSPADYEYYTSDSSRLLFRTVFQSKEDWNSYIESGPDFFEQAGPREKIFFRPKEVTAGIVTCGGLCPGINDVIRGIVMELFYRYGVSRILGFPFGYQGLVKKYSHKPIELTPERVAHIVEEGGSMLGSSRGNQSPVDMVDYLSLYGVKVLFCIGGDGTLRGAREIVDEIAKRGEEISVIGIPKTIDNDINYVQKTFGFSTAFSKAMEAVECAHVEAKGAPNGIGLVKLMGRHSGFIAVNAALASRNVNYCLIPEVNFDLHGNGAFLDELKKRIQKKGHAVIIAAEGAGQHFFETTGERDPSGNLKLKDIGIFLKDTMTDFFKKENIPVNIKYIDPSYIIRSIPANPEDSVFCGFLAQNAVHAAMAGKTDMVVGMWNNVFTHLPISVAIQERKVLQPDRSTLWRSLLASTGQPAHMLAK; the protein is encoded by the coding sequence ATGGAAACAAAGATAAAAAATTTCGGCGAGTGTACCGTGCCGAGTCCTGCGGATTATGAATACTATACTAGCGATTCTTCCAGGCTGTTGTTTAGAACCGTTTTTCAATCCAAGGAAGATTGGAATTCTTACATTGAAAGTGGTCCGGATTTTTTCGAACAAGCCGGACCTAGGGAAAAAATTTTTTTCCGTCCCAAGGAAGTGACCGCAGGGATCGTAACGTGCGGCGGCCTCTGCCCAGGAATCAACGACGTGATCCGAGGAATCGTCATGGAACTTTTTTACCGTTACGGAGTTTCTCGGATTCTCGGGTTTCCTTTCGGCTACCAGGGCCTTGTCAAAAAATATTCTCATAAACCGATCGAACTCACTCCGGAACGCGTGGCGCATATCGTAGAAGAAGGGGGTTCTATGCTCGGTTCTTCGCGAGGGAATCAATCTCCGGTCGATATGGTCGATTATCTTAGCCTCTACGGAGTCAAGGTTCTCTTTTGTATCGGAGGCGATGGAACCCTTCGAGGGGCTCGAGAGATCGTGGACGAGATCGCAAAACGCGGTGAAGAAATTTCGGTCATAGGAATTCCGAAAACGATAGACAACGATATCAACTACGTCCAAAAGACATTCGGTTTTTCTACTGCGTTTTCCAAAGCGATGGAAGCCGTCGAATGCGCCCACGTGGAAGCCAAAGGAGCGCCTAACGGAATCGGCCTCGTGAAACTCATGGGAAGACATTCGGGTTTTATCGCCGTGAACGCGGCCCTCGCTTCTCGAAACGTAAACTACTGCCTGATTCCCGAAGTCAATTTCGATCTCCACGGAAACGGAGCCTTCTTAGATGAGCTCAAAAAAAGAATCCAAAAAAAGGGCCATGCCGTGATCATCGCCGCCGAAGGAGCGGGACAACATTTTTTTGAAACTACGGGAGAGAGAGATCCCTCGGGAAATCTAAAACTCAAGGACATTGGAATCTTTCTCAAGGACACGATGACCGACTTTTTCAAAAAAGAAAATATCCCCGTGAATATCAAATACATCGATCCGAGTTATATCATCCGTTCAATTCCCGCGAATCCGGAAGATTCGGTCTTCTGCGGTTTTTTGGCTCAGAATGCGGTGCACGCGGCGATGGCCGGTAAAACCGATATGGTCGTCGGAATGTGGAACAACGTTTTTACACATCTTCCGATCTCGGTCGCGATTCAAGAAAGAAAGGTCTTACAACCCGATCGAAGCACGCTTTGGAGATCGCTCCTCGCTTCTACGGGGCAACCGGCGCATATGTTGGCGAAATGA
- a CDS encoding LIC_20087 family outer membrane protein — translation MNEKKSLILSSFLFLFGVSVFSVEDPSFSPFEPYHLSRDFDLNRQKYLQVIAIPYKDPMELKLGPDSQTFQETKSPSPIFTVTPGLSFSGMFQPFLFSVVPSGNVNFLPVSETVFVNEVPSRSGKLLSGAFSEKRTMDRITDSRNQMQGFGMQNWNSNPLQNGSSSGVMFLYMKRHAGLEMDFNARMIGNQAGLAVLESAKSTIAFNYSVFPEIGESSKMNFFVQFSSVKRFQDRNGVFSLSDPQTNNGRGLKSYEYYLNPGISFSSRNLSLEGMVRVPVPTAAQLQSGEQHLWMQEVQGLLGIKYSFSETSPK, via the coding sequence ATGAACGAAAAAAAGTCCCTCATTCTATCTTCTTTTTTGTTCCTCTTTGGGGTTTCCGTTTTTTCCGTGGAAGATCCCTCCTTTAGTCCGTTCGAACCGTATCATCTTTCCCGTGATTTCGATCTCAATCGTCAGAAATATCTGCAAGTGATTGCGATACCCTACAAGGACCCGATGGAACTCAAATTGGGACCGGACTCACAAACCTTTCAAGAGACAAAATCCCCTTCCCCGATTTTTACCGTAACGCCCGGTCTTTCCTTTTCGGGAATGTTTCAACCGTTTTTATTTTCCGTGGTTCCGAGTGGGAACGTAAATTTCCTTCCCGTTTCCGAAACCGTATTCGTGAATGAAGTTCCGAGTCGATCTGGAAAACTACTTTCCGGTGCTTTTTCCGAAAAACGGACGATGGATCGAATTACGGATTCCAGAAATCAAATGCAAGGTTTTGGAATGCAGAACTGGAATTCCAATCCGCTTCAAAATGGAAGCAGTTCCGGCGTAATGTTTCTTTATATGAAACGTCATGCGGGATTGGAAATGGATTTTAACGCGAGAATGATCGGAAACCAAGCCGGTCTTGCAGTCTTAGAATCCGCAAAGTCCACAATCGCTTTCAACTACTCCGTTTTCCCAGAAATTGGAGAAAGTTCTAAGATGAATTTCTTTGTTCAATTTTCGAGCGTAAAACGCTTTCAGGATCGGAACGGAGTATTTTCTTTGAGCGATCCGCAGACAAACAACGGTCGCGGTCTGAAATCCTACGAATACTATCTCAATCCGGGAATTTCTTTTTCTTCCAGAAACCTAAGCTTGGAAGGAATGGTGAGAGTCCCGGTTCCGACTGCGGCTCAACTTCAATCCGGAGAACAACATCTCTGGATGCAAGAAGTTCAGGGCTTACTCGGAATCAAATATAGTTTTTCCGAAACTTCTCCTAAATAA